One genomic region from Henningerozyma blattae CBS 6284 chromosome 2, complete genome encodes:
- the PUF6 gene encoding Puf6p (similar to Saccharomyces cerevisiae PUF6 (YDR496C); ancestral locus Anc_3.85) yields MTTIKKKQNSSKRSLKESKDSKKIKKARISIESSDDDLDFISDEEHANDKDVSEQEEEVNDAKSDEESEDQNDEDSGEESNEDTPTSNDDSNDNHTEQRKLLKERKLQRKSGIQVQQIKQLWEKLRVKSPPIPKEIRNKLCGEIWELSKDCIKDLIMKHDSSRVVQTLVKYCDKERREQIVQSLKGNYYVLATSAYGKYLLVKLLHYGTKDSRQIIIDELHGSLRKLMRHREGAYVVEDLFVLYASHEQKQQMIKEFWGAEYAVFKDSYKNEDIKQVCKNTEKRDIIAKNLIGTISASINKGSTGFQILHAAMREYIKIMNDEECSEMIELLHEQIAELVHTPEGCEVACVLIARGNAKERKSIIRGLKAHGSKLMQNEYGNLILITLFMTVDDTVLMFKTFGPVLKENFVEIICDKYGRRPFLYLLKELNGKYFYPQIKKDLLKYKEMSQSKKDDKQRRLELLDKFGSLILSQLNKNFEDIIENNLGIQMIQEVLQCERIYEEDKIATLIEKIIKTGMKDDSMYCRLLKSLIQGGCWNNQLKQLEPFKKIENLVGVEFGVKLFNEVIEGNILEWIENEDCSFCIVSLYETLHGKKEGEGFEKELKEVDLQNVESKGGKLLLKLMNN; encoded by the coding sequence ATGACtacaattaaaaagaaacaaaattcTAGTAAACGTTCCTTAAAAGAATCAAAGGATtctaagaaaattaaaaaggcAAGAATTTCTATTGAATCTtctgatgatgatttagaTTTCATTTCTGACGAAGAACACGCCAATGACAAAGATGTCAGTgaacaagaagaagaagtaaATGATGCAAAGAGTGATGAGGAAAGTGAAGATCAAAACGATGAAGACAGTGGTGAAGAAAGCAATGAAGATACCCCAACTTCCAACGATGATTCTAATGACAATCATACTgaacaaagaaaattattaaaagaaagaaaattacAAAGAAAATCTGGTATTCAAGTTCAACAAATCAAGCAATTATGGGAAAAATTACGTGTGAAATCACCACCTATTCCAAAAGAAATCCGTAACAAACTATGTGGTGAAATTTGGGAATTATCAAAGGATTGtattaaagatttgatTATGAAGCATGATTCTTCGAGAGTTGTTCAAACATTAGTCAAATACTGTGATAAAGAACGTCGTGAACAAATTGTTCAATCATTAAAGGGTAATTATTACGTATTGGCCACAAGTGCATatggtaaatatttattagtCAAATTATTACATTATGGGACTAAAGATTCTAGacaaataattattgatgaattacATGGTTCATTAAGAAAATTGATGAGACATCGTGAAGGTGCATACGTGGttgaagatttatttgttCTTTATGCTAGTCATGaacaaaaacaacaaatgattaaagaattttggGGGGCTGAATATGCAGTATTTAAGGATTCCTATAAGAATGAAGATATCAAACAAGTTTGTAAGAATACCGAAAAACGAGATATTATTGCTAAGAATTTGATTGGTACTATTAGTGCATCAATTAACAAAGGCTCTACTGGGtttcaaatattacatGCTGCTATGAGAgaatatatcaaaattatgaaTGATGAAGAATGTAGTGAGAtgattgaattattacatGAACAAATTGCAGAATTAGTTCACACACCTGAAGGTTGTGAAGTTGCATGTGTATTAATAGCTCGTGGGAATGCTAAGGAAAGAAAATCTATTATTCGTGGACTAAAAGCTCATGGTTCTAAATTAATGCAAAATGAATACGGTAATTTGATCTTAATTACATTATTTATGACCGTTGATGATACTGTCTTGATGTTTAAAACATTTGGACCTGTCTTGAAGGAAAATTTCGTAGAGATCATCTGTGATAAATATGGTAGAAGACCATTCCTTTAtctattaaaagaattgaatgggaaatatttttatcctCAAATTAAAAAGGATTTActtaaatataaagaaatgaGTCAATCTAAGAAAGATGATAAACAAAGACGATTAGAATTACTAGATAAATTTGGTTCATTGATTCTAAGTCAATTGAATAAGAATTTTGAAGacattattgaaaataatttaggtattcaaatgattcaaGAAGTTTTACAATGTGAAAGAATATATGAAGAAGATAAGATCGCTAcattaattgaaaagatAATCAAGACTGGCATGAAAGATGATTCTATGTATTGTAGATTATTAAAGAGTTTAATACAAGGTGGTTGTTGgaataatcaattaaaacaattagaaCCATTCAAGAAGATTGAAAACCTTGTTGGTGTTGAATTTGGtgttaaattattcaatgaAGTTATTGAAggtaatattttagaatggattgaaaatgaagattgTTCATTCTGTATTGTATCATTATATGAAACTTTACATGGCAAAAAAGAAGGTGAaggatttgaaaaagaattaaaagaagtTGATTTACAAAATGTAGAGAGTAAAGGTGGTAAGTTGTTGTTAAAGTTGATGAACAACTAA
- the IZH4 gene encoding Izh4p (similar to Saccharomyces cerevisiae IZH1 (YDR492W) and IZH4 (YOL101C); ancestral locus Anc_3.90), with amino-acid sequence MQQSTGANAHSSSPLTHHRSKSISSILSQAAEDVKQKITDTLLYTYEELPSWQQDNEMILTGYIRETNSWKLCLRSLTFFHNETINIYSHGISAAIYLLLLVFFFTNLIYLPSFPTTTLHDYLVLDIYLLGAATCLTLSSCFHCLKQHSQSQSDIWSKMDYIGIICLITCSTISLLYFGYRDHFNYFKFFAISTFILAITCTVFVTMEKFNTRDWKHVRALFFIAFAGSGLIPLITGINIFGFPEVWQRVQLPSLTLELICYVIGALLYGYRIPEVFAPGKFDNIGNSHQWFHIFVVLGSLLHLRALVGSYYFMHSFLLATRKQKL; translated from the coding sequence ATGCAACAATCCACCGGTGCGAACGCACACTCATCGTCTCCTCTCACTCACCATAGATCCAAATCTATATCGTCTATTCTATCTCAAGCGGCTGAAGATGTCAAGCAAAAAATCACTGATACTCTTTTATACACGTATGAAGAATTGCCCTCTTGGCAACAAGATAATGAAATGATCCTAACAGGTTATATTAGAGAAACAAACTCTTGGAAACTATGTTTACGTTCTTTAACTTTCTTCCATAACGAAACTATAAACATTTATTCTCATGGTATTTCTGCAGccatttatttattattattagtatttttctttacaaatttaatttatttaccAAGTTTTCCCACAACTACTTTACACGATTATTTAGTCctagatatatatttattaggTGCGGCCACTTGTCTTACTCTGAGCTCATGTTTCCATTGTTTAAAACAGCATTCGCAATCACAATCTGATATTTGGAGTAAGATGGATTATATAGGAATCATCTGTCTAATTACATGCTCCacaatttcattattatattttggtTATAGAGAtcatttcaattatttcaaattctttgCTATATCGACTTTTATATTGGCTATCACTTGCACAGTTTTTGTCACTatggaaaaatttaatacaaGAGATTGGAAACACGTTAGAGctttattctttattgCTTTTGCAGGTAGTGGACTTATCCCTTTAATTACAggtattaatatatttggaTTTCCTGAGGTTTGGCAAAGAGTTCAATTACCTTCACTCACTTTAGAACTGATTTGTTATGTTATTGGTGCCTTATTATACGGTTATAGAATACCAGAAGTTTTCGCACCAGGGAAATTCGATAATATTGGAAATTCTCATCAATGGTTCCACATCTTTGTTGTCTTAGGTTCTTTATTACATTTAAGAGCTTTAGTAGgttcttattattttatgcATTCTTTTCTCCTAGCTACTAGGAAgcaaaaattataa
- the TBLA0B02300 gene encoding uncharacterized protein produces the protein MFHSSKRLYCSNVDEIQLTGYDLEVYKNAEHILGFQRHKQGRLWTWEKPLTARRRVHRRQNEHRSRRPWGLEDTGSTLNSELLEYFTTLNNSESRCSSPQLPTSHTLIPVEPILVTTTTTKITTATTTAQPSRLAAFYRRVCASLAVHRTT, from the coding sequence ATGTTTCATTCTAGCAAACGCCTATATTGCAGCAATGTTGATGAAATTCAACTCACTGGTTACGATTtagaagtatataaaaacGCAGAGCATATATTAGGGTTCCAACGGCACAAGCAAGGACGACTATGGACTTGGGAGAAGCCTTTAACTGCACGTAGAAGAGTGCATCGTAGACAAAACGAGCATCGTTCAAGAAGACCTTGGGGGTTGGAAGATACTGGATCAACTCTCAATAGTGAATTGttggaatattttacaaCGCTAAACAACTCAGAATCTCGATGTTCTTCTCCACAACTCCCAACATCACATACTCTTATCCCTGTTGAACCCATTCTTGTCACTACCACTACTACTAAAATTACTACTGCAACAACAACTGCTCAACCTTCTCGTTTAGCTGCTTTTTATCGTCGCGTTTGCGCTTCTTTGGCTGTCCATCGTACCACATGA